In Kineosporia sp. NBRC 101731, the DNA window CCGGCCATCAGCACCGCTGCCACGAGTTTCATCCTGCGCACGGTCTTCCTCCTCGTCCGGTGACCGGGGCGGGGCCGGGTGGGCCGGCCGCTGCGCGCCGCGATCACTACCTTCAACGACTCCCGGTCGCGGGGAAAGGTTGTGTTCGTCAGGAGAATTCGCGATTCAGGGAGATTGGGTGGTTTCGGCCGGACGGTCGGCGACCGTGGGCTCCTGCGTGGGCCGCGCCGTCGGGGCGATCGTGGCGGTCGGCTCCGAGGTGGTCGTTGCCGAGGTGGCCGCCACCCTCGCCGTGGCCTCGGTCTTCGATGTCGCCCGGGGTGTGGACCGCTGGGACTCCGCTCTGTCCGGAGTCGGTGTGGCCGTGGACTTCCGGGGTATCCGGGTGGCCGACGGCCCCGACCTGGGCTGATCGGCCGCCGTGGTGGTCGGGACCGGATCCGCCGTGATCTCCGGGATCTCGGTCTGGACCACGGAAGGCTCCCCGGCCGGGGCGATCCCGTTACCGGTGTCGCGTTGCAGCACAGCGGGAACGGCCAGGAGCACGGCCGCGATCACCCCGGCCGCGGCTACCGGCACCATCACCGAGGCCCGCAACCACGGCGCCCGGCGGCGCCCGCGCATGCCCCGCCGCAGCCGTTCCCGCGATCCGGCCCGCACCTGGATGTCACCGAGCTCGTCGTCGAGCCGTCCTCTGAGCCGCTGGGCCAGCTCCTCCTCGTCCGTCATCCCTGCTCCTGTGGTCTTGCCGCTGGTCCTGCCGCGGGCTCGAGCACCGCACGTAGCTTCGCCAGCCCGCGAGAGGCGTACGCCTTGACCGACCCGGGCCGCAGCCCGAGGGCGTCCGCCGTTTCCTTCTCCGAAAGATCCAGGTAGTGCCGCAACAGCACGGCCTCCCGTTCGCGCCGCGGAAGCGCCCCGATCGCCTCCATCAGCGGCTTCGGCAGCTGCGCCCGCAACGCCGCGTCCTCCGCACTGATCTGGTCGTGCTGCCGCAGACCGGCCAGGCGGAACACCACCGACCGCCGCCGCAACCGCGACCGGGCCCCGTTCACCACACTGCGGTGCAGGTAGCCGACCGCCTCGTCCTTGTTCCGGATCCGGTCCCACCCCGCGTGCACGGCCAGGAAGGCGTCCTGCACCACGTCCTCCGCCGCCACCGGATCCCCCACCAGCACCGTCGCGACCCGCAACATCCGCAGCTGATGCCGGTCGAACAGCATCTCGACCGCAGTCTCCGCGTCGACGCCGGACAGCGCCGGCGGAGCCGCCGGCACCTCACCACCGAAGCCGGGCGAGGTGCCGGCAGACCTGGACGTGACCATCACCCCGATACGACGCCGGACGCGCGGAAAAGGTTGTGCGGATTCGGTCAGGGCAGATCGAGAAGGAAGGCGAGGGCCCGGTCGACCACTCACAGAAAGAGTATGCATGGCGCATACAGTCAGAGCTCAAGCTTTTGAGCCCCACCCCGTTCATGGGCGGGAGCATGCCGCATTCGGCATGCTCCCGCCCATTTCGGCAACTACTGTCCCTTCAGCACCGCGCTCACGAAGGCGTACACGTTGAGCTCCAGGGCCTCGATGCGCTGTACGCGGGCTGCCTCGACGTCGAAGCCCTCGTAGGCCACGCGCGGGAGCACCCGCACGTTGGCCGAGCACTGGAATCCCGCGCAGACCAGGGTGCCGATCGTGTTGCCGTTGCGACCGGCCGCACCGGCCCGCTTGGCGCTCAGGAAGACCACGTCGTTGGGCAGTGCCACGTCTTCGCACCAGTTGCACATGGCGCGGCGGCGCACCACGGCGTCGGACTGGCGCATGACCACCCCGACCAGTTCGCCGTCGATCTCGGCGAAGACGTAGCCCATGGCCGGGGTCTTCTGGTCGCGCCAGCCCAGGTACTCCAGGCGGTCCCAGTCCAGCCCGTCGAAGTTCTCGGGCAGGACGAGCTCCTTGCGCTCACGCAGCGTGGAGTTCACGAACGACGTACGGATCTGCTTCTCGGTAAAGGAACGCACAGCTATGACCTCAAGTCTGGGGGCCCCGCAGACAGGGCGGGGTGATGTGTCAGAAGGTGGGATCGGCCTGCGAACAGGCCGGAACGCGTGGGCCCGCAGAAAGGGCACACGTCTGGTCACCGATTGAGGGCAGAGCTACCTCGTGCCGGCGCTGAGCGCGCCGATGACCTCCAGACGCCACAAGGGCGCAGAGCACGAGTAGGTTCCGGACACGAGAAGTGAGTCTACGCCTCACCTCGCCGTGCTGTGATCCTCCGGGTGCGGATCCGTGCCGCCCGGCAGGTCGAGGCCCGTGACCGGGAGCTGCGCGGCGTCCAGTACGAACAGCAGCGACGTGTTCATCCGGCGGACCGGCACCAGGGCGTTCTCGTCGTTCACCGCGACCAGCGGGCTGTCGCCCATCTGCAGGGTCGTGGCATTGCGGGCGGCGTCGCGGGCGAGGATCCGCACGGCGTCGACCAGGTAGGCGCGGGCCTCCGAGGTGGCCTCGGCGACGCTGTTCACTTCCCGCAACGACGCATCCAGCGCCCTCATCTCCCGGGCCACCCGTCGCAGCGTCGCGATCTGCTGCGTCGGCCGGGCGCCGCCCGCCACATCGTCCTGCGCCTGCTTCATCGCCGTCAGATACTCCCGCTCCGCCGCGAAGAACGCCTCCCGCCTCACCAGCAGCTCCTGGAGCGGGCGCCGGATCTGAGCCCGCACCTGTTCCAGACCGGCCGCGTCACGCTCCGCCTGACTCCCGTCGCCGATCATCCCGATCATCCGCACCAGGCCCACGGCCAGGGCCAGCACGATCACCGCCGCCCCGAGCACCAGCAGCAGACGACGCCGCACCGGGTCGCGCAGAGGCGACTCATCGGCGATGTCGTGCACCAGCACAGTGGTGGCTGTGGGCGGCCCCTGTGGCGAAGCCTCAGGGGCCACCGGAGTGCTCGTGTCGGTCGAGCTCATGCGCAGCACATCGGCGCACCAGCCGGTCGAGGTGAAGCCCGGCGCCGGGTTTGCTCCGAACGGGGACGGGTCACAGGCCCCGGAAGTGGGTCACCAGGCGGCCGTCGTCGTCGAGCACGTGCAGGGCGTAACCGGGCGGGCTGTCGAGTTCGTACGGGCCCCGCTGCTCGACCGGCAGACGCGAGGTCGAGACACAGCCCGGGGCCCCGACCAGCGGACGCCCGGCGAACGTGGTGACGAACCCGGTGTGGGCGTGACCGCAGAGCAGGGCGGCCACCTCCGGATGGGCCGAGACGATCCCGGCCAGACGCATCTCCCCGGTCTGCCGGATCCCGTCGACCCCCGGGATGTGGAGCACGGCCGGCGGGTGATGGAACGCGATCAGTACCCGCCGGTCCGGATCCCGTTCGGCCAGCGCCGACTTCAGCCACTCCAGCGTGGGCCCGCTGAGCTCGCCGCCACTGTGCCCGGGAATGACGCTGTCGCACAGCAGGAAGTCGGTGTCGCCCACGGCGATCACCTGGTTCAGTTCGTGTTTCGATGAAGGACGCGCCAGGAGGGCGGGCCCGAAGTGCTCACGGACGTCGTGGTTGCCGGGGAGCGTCAGAACGGGCACCTCGAACCGGTCGAGCAGGTCACGCACCACGGCGTACTCCTGCGGGGTGCCGTGATCGGCGATGTCGCCGGTGACCAGCACGGCATCGAGTCCGGTCATCGGCCGCACCGCGTCGATCAGCCGTTGCGCGCGGTCCGTCGCCCGTTCGCCGAGGTCGATGTGCAGGTCACTGAGGTGAGCGAAGGTGATCACCAGCACATCGTGACGCGGCGCCCAGATCGGGCAAAGTGCCACCCGGGCGGCACTGGCCTGCCCGATCTCACACCCGATCTCACACGTGTCCCGGTTGATGATCGCGGACGGGCCGGGCTACCTTTGCCAGCCCCAACTGAATATGCCGTCGACGCGCGACGGGAGAGCCTCCCGGCCGGCCACTACACCGTGAACCAGGCCGGGGGCGCCGTAGGAGCAACGCCTCCCCAGGAATCTCTCAGGCCCAGATACCGTCGCGACGAGGCAACTCTGGAGAAATCCGGCCCGATGCCGGTTTACCGAAGGTGAAGTGCCGTGCCACCCGCGGCCAAGCTCTCAGGTCCCAGGACAGAGCGGGGAGGAATCGCCAGACCTGCGCGCGCGTGTGCGCGGGCCGGATTCCGGAAGGCACCGCATGTCCTCACCAGCATCTGCCCGGCCGACGCCCCTGAACGCCGTGCACGTGGCGCTGGGCGCACGGCTCACCGACTTCGCCGGCTGGAACATGCCGCTGAAGTACACCAGTGAGCTCGCCGAGCACCAGGCCGTTCGCACCACCGTCGGCTTGTTCGACCTCAGCCACATGGGCGAGATCCGCGTGAGCGGCCCGCAGGCCGGGGCCGCTCTCGACCACGCGCTGGTGGGCCGGCTCTCCGCGATCAAGCCCGGCCGCGCGAAGTACTCGCTGCTGTGCGACGCGAACGGCGGCATCCTCGACGACCTGGTGACCTACAAGATCACCGACGACGAGTTCCTGGTCATCGCCAACGCCTCGAACACCGGCGTCGTGCTCGCCGCCCTGACCGACCGCGTCCTCACTTTTGACGCGAGCGTGACCGACGAGACCGAGCAGACCGCCCTGATCGCCGTGCAGGGCCCCGCCGCGCAGGCCGTGATCCAGTCGCTGGCCGACGACCCCGACAATCCCGATGCGCGGGACGCCGTCGCCGCCCTGCGCTACTACGCCTGCATGCCCGCCCGGATCGCCGGGCTGGACGTGCTGCTCGCCCGCACCGGCTACACCGGTGAGGACGGGTTCGAGGTGTACGTGGCCGCGGACGACGCCGTCACGCTCTGGAGCGCGCTGTCCACCGCGACCGAGGCCGCGGGGGGCCGGGCGGCCGGTCTGGCCTGCCGCGACACCCTCCGCCTGGAAGCCGGGATGCCGCTCTACGGCAACGAACTCAGCCTCGAGACCGACCCCTACGCGGCCCGTCTGGGCCGGGTCGTGCAGCTGGACAAGGCGTTCGTCGGGCAGGAGGCCCTGGCGCTGGCCGCGCAGGACCAGCCCGCCCGCCTGCTGACCGGACTGACCGGAGAAGGCCGCCGGGCCGCGCGGGCCGGCAACGTCGTCCTCAATGCGGCGGGCGAACCGGTGGGTGTGATCACGTCGGGAGCCCTCTCCCCCACGCTCGGCCGCCCGATCGCCCTGGCCTACGTGGACCGCGACGAGGCCGTCGAGGGCGCCTCGCTGCAGGTGGATGTGCGCGGAACCCTGCTGCCCTTCACCGTCTCCCCGTACCCGTTCTACAAGCGTTCCTGACTTCTCAGGTCAGCAAGGAGTTTCCGATGACCAATCCGTCACATCTTCTGTATACCGCCGAGCACGAGTGGATTCAGCTCACCCCCGGCGCCGATCTTCCCACCGAGCCCGTGCGGGTGGGCCTGACCACCTTCGCCCTCGACGCCCTGGGCGACGTGGTCTTCGTGGACCTTCCCGAGGTGGGCACCGAGGTCACGGCCGGGGACGCGTGCGGTGAGGTGGAGTCGACCAAGTCGGTCTCCGATCTGTACTCACCCGTCACCGGCACGGTCGGTGCCGTGAACCAGGCCATCATCGACGACCCGGCCCTGATCGCGGCCGACCCCTACGACGCCGGCTGGCTGTTCACGGTGACCCCCGAGGCGACGGCGAAACTGCTGACGTCGAACGAGTACGAGGCCCTGCTGGACTGATGCTGGACTGATGCTGTTCTGAGGCCACCGGTCTGATCGCGGCATCCGTCCCGGATGAGGAAGGGCGGCGTCGCGACCAGACCGGCTTGACGGGGTAAGGATGGTTTAGCGCATCGGCCCGGGCCGATGCCTCCGGACCCTTCGGTAATCGGCGGAACACACGGAACTTCCCGGGCGTTCGGCGCGCGTCAATCAGGTTGCCGGGCCGGTTGCCCCGTCGTGGGAAGCTGTATCACGCGGGCGGCCGGGGGTACGGGCAGCCGCCGCACCGCCTCGACGAACGCCGTGTCGGCGCGCCGGGCCGGGGTGGTGGCCCGTTGCCGCAGGGCCGCCCAGACCGCTGCCCAGGCCCGGCAGAGGTTCCCGAGTTCTTCCTGGGACAGGGGAAACTCGGTGCCGGGCACGCCGCGGCTGCAGTTCTCGGCGTGCCAGATCCAGGCCCGGGTACTGGGGATCACCGGCGCCGCGAATTCCGTGCCCTGCCGTCGCAGGTCGGTCAGTGGATCACCCTGCGCCGGCATCGGCGTCTCGGTCTCGACGAAGTCCATCGGCTCGTCCGGGTCGGACTGCTCCGGGTCGAGGGCCGCAGCCGGGCCGAGTTCCCGGCCGAGGAAGGTGAACAGCTCTTCCATTCCGTCGATGCGCCGCTGCGAGTACTCCGGGGTGTTGACCCCGACGCTGTAGTAGTCACGGGCCATCTCCGGGAAGGGCACGGGACGCGCGTCGGTGCCGAGATAGCGGGCCAGACCACGCAGGCCCTCCAGGGCTGCGCTGCGGGTCTGCCACTGCTGATGGAACCGGCTCAGGCGCACCACCATCTCCCAGGCACGGCGCTCCATCCGGAACCAGCGCTCGAGGTTTCGAGGGCTGAGCGTGGCCGGGTCGCGGTTGACCCGTTGCAGCCACAGGCTCTCCATGATCTCCGAGCTCTGCGCCAGGCCCAGGCGCATGTAGTGGAACAGCTCGTACCGCGCCGGATTGACGGCCGGCGGCTGCGGATGCCGGTACACCCGGGCCTCGAACGCGCGAAAGCAGTCGTACTGTCGCAGCCCGGCCAGGTCGGGGTCACCCGCGAGCAGCCAGTACCGCTTGGACGTCACGAAATCCACCTCGTCCCCGCACTCCTGGGCCCGTTCCAGGGCCGCTACGGCGGCCTCGGCGAAACGCACGTGCTGATCGATCTGGGCCGTGTCGCCCTCCAGCGGGAGCGCGAGGAAACAGGCCGCCACGTAATGCTCCAGCCAGCGCTGGGAATCGGCGCGGTAGCCGGCCCGGTCGCGCAGGTCGGCGGTCATCTCCTCCAGCCGGGGCGGCCATGTGATGCTGCCCCCGAACAGTCCGGCCGGCCGGAAACGCCGCTTGCGGTAGACGATCAGCAGATCCATCAGGCCGAGCACCACCATGGTGAGGCTCGAGCGAGGACCGTGGGTGCGACGGCTCGGCGGGTGCATCTCGAAGTCTTTACGCAGCGACTCCATCTCCAGCCCGGCGACGTGGAGGAAGTACTCCTCGACCGCGAGCACCCGGGCGTCGCGCGGGGCCAGGTCCTGCCAGGGCGGTGCCGTCCAGAAGCCCGGATCCGTGTCCAGCCGGGGGTCTTCCACCAGAACGGCGGCGAGCCCCTGGCCGTACAGGGCGGCGTTCTCCGGCAGCGAGCCCTTCCAGGCCTCGTCGAACAGCCCCGCGAGCCGCGTGCGGATGTCGGCCAGTTCGGTGGAGCGCCAGGGCCGGAAGTGCCGCCCCTCCCGCACCCGGCCCTGCGTGCGCTCCTCGAAGTCGTACTGCAGCCAGTCGCGCAGCACCTTCCAGTCGGGCATCAGCAGTTCCCGGGCCAGCCGGGAGCCGGTGGTCAGGCCCCCGACATACCGGTAGCGCACCATGAACGGGTCGTCGTGCAGGGTGGGCCGGGTGAAAGCCATGGATCGGCCTTGCGTTCCGTCGTGTGGGTCGGTCAGCGGGAACAGCCGGTTGGTCAGCAGGGCGTACAGCCGCACGGCATCCGGGTACAGGTGCAGGCGCTCGAAGATCTGGCCCACGTCGAACTGCAGGTACACGTTGTCGGCGTCGAACAGCAAGGCATCGTGGTACAGGCTGAGGGCCTCGTCGTAACGGCGTTCGGCCACCATCCGCTTGGCCCGCTGGTAGTGCCGCATCAGCTCCATCGGCATCGGCCGGTCGCGGGACTTGTTGCGCCACTGCCCCCACGGCGGCCGGTCGCAGGCGCGGGTCTGCGGCAGGATGTGCGCGGTCACGGCGAAGGCCGCGCGTTGCAGGGCCCGGTCGAAATCACCCGACCAGTAGGTGTCCAGCTCCACCCCGGGCCGGGGCAGGCGCCGCACCGTGACGCTCACGCCGAACTTCGGTTCTTCCGGGCGGTTGCGCAGGGTCGCGGTCACCACGAAGGAGCGGGCCGGCCAGAGAAAGGTCCAAACCGCGCCGAGAACGGCCACCCGACCTCCGGCCTGGGCGTCGCGGAACACCTCGATGATCCGCTCGGTCTCGAGATCACCCGGGACGCTGGTGGTCTCGTAGAGCTGCGAACCGGCCAGGGCCTCGCGCAGCTCCACGTTGTAGCGCCGCAGCCGGTCGTCGTCGAGGTTCAGCTGCGAGGCGTCCTCCACCGGCCGCACCTCCACCGGCCCGGGACGGATCGTCAGCCAGTCCAGCCGGGCCCGGCGCACCAGGAACAGCAGCAAGACCCCGAGCACGGCCAGATCGATGCGGTTCACCGTGATGCTGCCGCCGGTGAGGTGTTCCAGCCCGGCCTGCCCGACCTTCTCGATCGCCACCCCGTCGGGCCCTTCGAGCACCCCGAACACGAGCACCACGACGGAGAGGACCAGCATCGCGCCGAGCATCAGGAAGGATGGGCGCCAGTAGATCGTGCGCGCAGCCCGCAATCCGATGCGCCGATTCCGCGGAACCCATCTGGCCATTCACGCCACCTCCCCCGAAGAGGCCATTCTGCGTCAAGTGGCCCGGCTTTT includes these proteins:
- the gcvT gene encoding glycine cleavage system aminomethyltransferase GcvT, with amino-acid sequence MSSPASARPTPLNAVHVALGARLTDFAGWNMPLKYTSELAEHQAVRTTVGLFDLSHMGEIRVSGPQAGAALDHALVGRLSAIKPGRAKYSLLCDANGGILDDLVTYKITDDEFLVIANASNTGVVLAALTDRVLTFDASVTDETEQTALIAVQGPAAQAVIQSLADDPDNPDARDAVAALRYYACMPARIAGLDVLLARTGYTGEDGFEVYVAADDAVTLWSALSTATEAAGGRAAGLACRDTLRLEAGMPLYGNELSLETDPYAARLGRVVQLDKAFVGQEALALAAQDQPARLLTGLTGEGRRAARAGNVVLNAAGEPVGVITSGALSPTLGRPIALAYVDRDEAVEGASLQVDVRGTLLPFTVSPYPFYKRS
- a CDS encoding FBP domain-containing protein, coding for MRSFTEKQIRTSFVNSTLRERKELVLPENFDGLDWDRLEYLGWRDQKTPAMGYVFAEIDGELVGVVMRQSDAVVRRRAMCNWCEDVALPNDVVFLSAKRAGAAGRNGNTIGTLVCAGFQCSANVRVLPRVAYEGFDVEAARVQRIEALELNVYAFVSAVLKGQ
- a CDS encoding metallophosphoesterase, with product MITFAHLSDLHIDLGERATDRAQRLIDAVRPMTGLDAVLVTGDIADHGTPQEYAVVRDLLDRFEVPVLTLPGNHDVREHFGPALLARPSSKHELNQVIAVGDTDFLLCDSVIPGHSGGELSGPTLEWLKSALAERDPDRRVLIAFHHPPAVLHIPGVDGIRQTGEMRLAGIVSAHPEVAALLCGHAHTGFVTTFAGRPLVGAPGCVSTSRLPVEQRGPYELDSPPGYALHVLDDDGRLVTHFRGL
- the gcvH gene encoding glycine cleavage system protein GcvH, giving the protein MTNPSHLLYTAEHEWIQLTPGADLPTEPVRVGLTTFALDALGDVVFVDLPEVGTEVTAGDACGEVESTKSVSDLYSPVTGTVGAVNQAIIDDPALIAADPYDAGWLFTVTPEATAKLLTSNEYEALLD
- a CDS encoding SigE family RNA polymerase sigma factor encodes the protein MVTSRSAGTSPGFGGEVPAAPPALSGVDAETAVEMLFDRHQLRMLRVATVLVGDPVAAEDVVQDAFLAVHAGWDRIRNKDEAVGYLHRSVVNGARSRLRRRSVVFRLAGLRQHDQISAEDAALRAQLPKPLMEAIGALPRREREAVLLRHYLDLSEKETADALGLRPGSVKAYASRGLAKLRAVLEPAAGPAARPQEQG